The Lentimicrobiaceae bacterium genome includes the window ATGTTTTCGGCAGTGTCGCCATATTGTTTTTCAATAGTTTTGATATTTCGTTTTACAACATTATCAATACTTTGAAAGTTTGATAAATCCTGCGCCAATTTTACCACTTCCGGATCTTTTTCAATTAATTTAATTGCAAAAAATCTCTCCGATACTCTGTTAAAAATAGCAACATCATCGGCTTTTTTTAGTTCGGCTCTGATTTCACTTATAGCTTTTTCGATAGTTTCGCCGTAATTAATATGTATATGCCTTACAGTTTTGTCTTTATCGTGAGCAACGTCGGCAGCTTTTTTAAGTAAATTATGAATACCTCTACCCCTTGTAGCAACTGTTGGCACAATAGGTATTCCTATCAATTTGCCTAAATATTCGTAGTCTAATGTATTTCCGCTTTGCTCAAACTCGTCGTACATATTGAGAGCCAATACTACCTTAATATCCATATCAATAAGCTGAGTGGTAAGGTATAAACTACGTTCCAAATTTGTTGCATCTACAACATTAACAACTACATCGGGCAAGTTTTTTAGTATGTAATCTCTAACAAAAAGCTCTTCGGGCGAATAAGCAGTAAGCGAATACGTGCCGGGTAAATCAGTAATTTTGTAATCTATTCCGTTTTTAGTTATGTTCAACTCTTTTGCTGCAACCGTAACTCCTGCGTAGTTGCCTACTCTTTCGTTAGCTCTACCAATCTTATTAAAAAGAGTAGTTTTTCCCGAATTCGGATTGCCTACAAAAGACAAATACAATTTGTTGTATTGCGCTTTATGCTTGTTGTTAAAATCGCCTATAACAGCCTCAGCTTCGGCTTTATCACATTTGCTACATATTTCATCTATGCTGTCGTCACTTATTTTCTCAACTTCTATCAGTTCCGCTTCACTATTCCTTATACTAACATTATAACCTAAAATACAGTATTCAACAGGGTCTTTTAGCGGAGCTTTTCTTATTACCTTAACAGGTTTGCCAACAATAAAACCCATCTCCATTATGCGTTTTCTGAACGCTCCAATACCCTTTACTCTCGTAATAACGCCTACTTCTCCCTGTTTTAGATTTGTTAACAGCATGAATTTATCCTTATTTAGATTAAATAAATTTAGTGCAAATGTAATACAGAATTTGATAACAAAGGGGTTTTTATTAATATAAATTAAACAATAATTTAAAGTTAAACTACATTTGACTGAAAAGCAACAACATACAATAGAAACGTTTTTTTTAAATAATTATCTACTTTTGTAGAATTAATCACTATTATCAGAAAAGCACAATGACTACAACTGAAGCCTACGAAACAAAAGAAGCATTAGAAATGTACGCTGTAGCAAATGAGTTTTGCATTTTTACCGAAAACATTTCTGAATACGAAAACAAAAATATTTTCCTATTCTACTCGCGAATATTGCCATTGCTATATATAAAAGGTTCGCTACTAAAAAAAGTTTATTACGACGAAAATTTTCCGAGCGAAAGATTTGTTACCGAAGAAATTTGGGAAAACGTATTCGAAACATTAAAAAACAAATTATCCGACGATGATATATTTTACGCTTTTTACGATTATAATACCGACTTAACCGAAACCAAATCAAGTATAGCCGAAAATATAGCCGATATTTATCAGGATTTGAAAGACTTTACCATTCAATTTTCAGAAGGATTAGTTTATCAAAAAAACAATGCAATTGCCGATTGCAAAACATTATTCACAAACCATTGGGGCAATAGAATTTGTCTGCTTATGCCTGCTTTACATGATAAACTTTACAAAACATCTGAAAATAATTACATTTAGATTATCTACAAAATGTTAAAATTATCTCGTAGATGAATAAAGAATTGTACCTTTGCAGTTTTTAATCGACTACAAAATTTCATAACATGAAAGGCACAAGATATATTTTTACTACCGGAGGTGTAACTTCTTCGTTAGGAAAAGGGATAATTAGTTCGTCATTGGCAATGCTCCTCATTGAAAGGGGGTTAAGAGTTACCATTCAGAAGTTAGACCCTTATATAAACATAGACCCGGGCACTCTTAACCCATATGAGCACGGCGAATGCTACGTTACCGACGACGGTGCCGAAACTGATTTGGATTTAGGGCACTACGAAAGATTTACCAACGTCAGCACAAGTCAGGCTAACAACGTAACAACAGGTAAAATTTATTTGAGCGTAATTGAAAAGGAACGCAGAGGCGATTACCTTGGCGAGACAGTTCAGGTTATACCCCACATCACCGACGAGATTAAAGAAAGAATAAAAATATTGGGAAACAGCGGCAAATACGACGTTGTTATTACTGAAATTGGTGGTACTGTCGGCGACATTGAAGCTCTACCGTACATTGAAGCTATGCGACAAATGAAATGGGAGCTCGGAAACCTGTGTATTGATATTCATTTAACGCTTGTACCTTACCTATCGGCTGCCGGAGAGTTGAAAACCAAACCTACGCAACACTCGGTAAAACAGTTGCTATCGTACGGAGTACAGCCCGACATTATAGTTTGCCGCACCGAAAAATATTTAAACAAAAACATTAGGGATAAAATTGCTTTGTTTTGCAATATCAGTCCCAGAGCAGTTGTACAATCGCTTGATGTTAGCAACATATACGAAGTTCCGTTGCTTATGCACAAAGAAGGCTTAGATCAGGTTGTTATTGAAAAAATGCAACTAAAAGCCAAACGTGCTCCTAACTTGAACAAACTAATACACTTTTTGGATAAACTGAAAAATCCGATAGGCGAAGTAAACATTGGACTTGTAGGAAAATATGTAGAGCTTCCCGATGCGTACAAATCTATATCCGAAGCCTTTGTTCATGCAAGTGCTCAAAACAG containing:
- a CDS encoding DUF5063 domain-containing protein yields the protein MTTTEAYETKEALEMYAVANEFCIFTENISEYENKNIFLFYSRILPLLYIKGSLLKKVYYDENFPSERFVTEEIWENVFETLKNKLSDDDIFYAFYDYNTDLTETKSSIAENIADIYQDLKDFTIQFSEGLVYQKNNAIADCKTLFTNHWGNRICLLMPALHDKLYKTSENNYI
- a CDS encoding CTP synthase, with the translated sequence MKGTRYIFTTGGVTSSLGKGIISSSLAMLLIERGLRVTIQKLDPYINIDPGTLNPYEHGECYVTDDGAETDLDLGHYERFTNVSTSQANNVTTGKIYLSVIEKERRGDYLGETVQVIPHITDEIKERIKILGNSGKYDVVITEIGGTVGDIEALPYIEAMRQMKWELGNLCIDIHLTLVPYLSAAGELKTKPTQHSVKQLLSYGVQPDIIVCRTEKYLNKNIRDKIALFCNISPRAVVQSLDVSNIYEVPLLMHKEGLDQVVIEKMQLKAKRAPNLNKLIHFLDKLKNPIGEVNIGLVGKYVELPDAYKSISEAFVHASAQNRYSVKLKLIQSEFLNDKNAAKMLKGLDGILVAPGFGQRGFEGKISAVKYSRENNIPFLGICFGMHAAAVEFARNVLNIEDANSYEIDPDTANPIVKIMDDQKKADKKGGTMRLGKYECTIKPDTIAWNVYKKETIEERQRHRYEFNSKYLKQFEKAGAVISGTNPDSGLVEIIEIKNHPWFVAVQFHPEYKSTVENPHPLFVKFVKATISYKKKNNNNKIKK